One genomic window of Desulfotignum phosphitoxidans DSM 13687 includes the following:
- a CDS encoding MFS transporter encodes MDLFETIRAPMVRLSLTLFRKGSQAIPSDHKGIFATLFFIIFSTVTGVGIVVPLLPIYAHDLGATGFYVAMIFGSFSISRVFLLPYFGRMSDQKGRKPFILFGLISYTLISIAFIFSDTVEGLIFIRFIQGAGSAMIMPVVQAYVGEITPKGSEGYAMGLFNLSMFLSMSLGPLMGGVIQDLWSMDAAFISMGLLSFIGVMLCVWLLPPLSEERLRSGHQALQIPWALVVKDRELLGLFSFRYAYTACIGAIWSFLPLFGAQMFGQSGARIGLLVTLGVFISGMLQLPMGYLADRISRQAMVVSGGVIATAGMMWIYFAASFFDLLGAVSLFGVGGGIAMPAITALAVVNGEQKKAMGSVMAILTVAHSLGMLTGAVAAGLAMDFFSLRLAFPVSGMVMALGTGVFAFLHFSRCFHRS; translated from the coding sequence ATGGATCTTTTCGAAACCATCCGTGCCCCCATGGTCCGGCTGTCCCTGACCCTTTTCCGCAAGGGCAGCCAGGCCATTCCCTCCGACCACAAAGGCATTTTCGCCACTTTGTTTTTCATTATTTTTTCCACGGTCACGGGCGTGGGCATTGTGGTGCCCCTGCTGCCCATCTATGCCCATGATTTGGGCGCCACGGGATTTTATGTGGCCATGATTTTCGGGTCTTTTTCCATTTCCCGGGTATTTCTGCTGCCTTATTTCGGGCGGATGTCGGATCAAAAAGGACGAAAACCCTTTATTCTGTTCGGGTTGATTTCCTACACATTGATTTCCATTGCATTTATCTTTTCAGATACCGTGGAAGGACTGATCTTTATCCGGTTCATCCAGGGGGCCGGATCCGCCATGATCATGCCCGTGGTCCAGGCCTATGTGGGGGAGATCACTCCCAAGGGATCGGAAGGATATGCCATGGGGCTGTTCAACTTATCCATGTTTCTGAGCATGAGTCTGGGCCCGCTCATGGGGGGGGTGATACAGGATCTGTGGTCCATGGATGCCGCGTTTATCAGCATGGGGCTGCTGTCTTTTATCGGGGTAATGCTGTGTGTATGGCTCCTGCCGCCTTTGTCCGAGGAACGGCTTCGGTCCGGGCACCAGGCCCTTCAGATTCCCTGGGCCCTGGTGGTTAAAGACAGGGAACTGTTGGGCCTGTTTTCCTTCAGGTATGCCTATACTGCGTGTATCGGTGCCATATGGAGTTTTCTGCCCCTGTTCGGGGCCCAGATGTTCGGTCAGTCCGGTGCCAGAATCGGTCTTCTGGTGACCCTGGGCGTTTTCATATCCGGGATGCTGCAACTGCCCATGGGATATCTGGCGGATCGCATCAGCCGACAGGCCATGGTCGTTTCCGGTGGGGTCATCGCCACTGCCGGCATGATGTGGATTTACTTTGCCGCTTCATTTTTTGATCTGCTGGGTGCCGTGTCCTTGTTCGGTGTGGGCGGCGGGATCGCCATGCCGGCCATTACAGCCCTGGCCGTGGTCAATGGAGAGCAGAAAAAAGCCATGGGATCGGTGATGGCCATATTGACGGTGGCCCACAGTTTAGGCATGCTCACCGGAGCGGTGGCAGCCGGTCTGGCCATGGATTTTTTCAGTCTCAGGCTGGCGTTTCCCGTGTCCGGTATGGTCATGGCCCTGGGCACGGGTGTGTTTGCCTTTCTTCATTTTTCCAGATGCTTTCATCGGTCCTGA
- a CDS encoding phosphomannomutase/phosphoglucomutase — MESGIFREYDIRGVAGVDILDEDVKNIGKAFGTLVNQKGGQKVSVGRDCRLTSDRYSDLFIQGVLSTGCDVVDIGMCPTPMLYFSIQHLDLGGGAMITASHNPPEYNGFKLMNGQDSIHSQGLQEIRKVIERSAYITGSGRLAREDVLTPYKKYMTDHITIPTTIRLGIDAGNGTGGITALPVLKELGCEVHDLFCDPNGRFPNHEADPTQKKNLTDLIALVKEKNLDLGVGYDGDADRIGVVDKNGEVIYGDQLMVIYAREILSRKPGATFISEVKCSMVMYDDIRRHGGNAIMWRTGHSLIKKKMKEENAELAGEMSGHMFFKDRYFGFDDALYATCRLLEILAATGKGVDELIQDLPKTFTTPEIRVECPDEIKFDVVAQITAHYKAKQEVIDIDGMRAVYPDGWGLVRASNTQPALVLRFEALTSQRLDEIRKDIETTLKQIISQTT; from the coding sequence ATGGAGTCAGGAATTTTCAGAGAATATGATATCCGGGGGGTGGCCGGTGTTGATATCCTGGATGAGGATGTGAAAAATATCGGCAAAGCCTTCGGGACCCTGGTGAACCAGAAGGGCGGACAAAAAGTATCCGTGGGCCGGGACTGCCGCCTGACATCGGACAGATATTCGGATCTGTTCATACAAGGGGTGTTGTCCACCGGATGTGATGTGGTGGATATCGGCATGTGCCCGACACCGATGCTGTATTTTTCCATTCAGCACCTGGATCTGGGCGGGGGCGCCATGATCACGGCCAGCCATAACCCGCCGGAATACAATGGATTCAAACTCATGAACGGCCAGGATTCCATTCACAGTCAGGGGTTGCAGGAGATCCGGAAAGTCATTGAACGCAGTGCCTATATCACCGGTTCCGGCCGTCTTGCCCGGGAGGATGTCCTGACCCCCTATAAAAAATATATGACAGACCACATCACCATCCCCACCACGATTCGTCTGGGCATTGATGCGGGGAACGGCACCGGCGGCATCACGGCATTGCCGGTTTTAAAAGAACTGGGATGTGAGGTGCATGATCTTTTCTGCGACCCGAACGGGCGGTTTCCCAACCACGAGGCAGACCCCACCCAGAAGAAAAATTTGACCGATCTCATTGCCCTGGTAAAGGAAAAGAACCTGGATCTGGGGGTGGGATATGACGGGGACGCAGACCGCATCGGCGTAGTGGATAAAAACGGTGAGGTGATCTATGGGGATCAGCTCATGGTGATTTATGCCAGAGAAATCCTTTCCCGCAAACCCGGTGCCACCTTTATTTCCGAAGTCAAGTGCTCCATGGTCATGTATGACGATATCCGCCGTCACGGGGGCAACGCCATCATGTGGCGCACGGGTCATTCTTTGATCAAGAAAAAAATGAAAGAAGAAAATGCCGAGCTGGCCGGAGAGATGAGCGGGCACATGTTTTTCAAGGACCGGTATTTCGGATTTGACGATGCACTGTACGCCACCTGCCGGCTTCTGGAAATACTGGCCGCCACAGGCAAGGGCGTGGATGAACTGATCCAGGATCTGCCCAAAACCTTTACCACCCCTGAAATCCGCGTGGAATGTCCGGATGAAATCAAGTTTGATGTGGTGGCGCAAATTACGGCCCATTACAAGGCAAAACAGGAAGTGATCGATATCGACGGCATGCGGGCCGTTTATCCCGACGGCTGGGGCCTGGTGCGGGCCTCCAATACCCAGCCGGCCCTGGTGCTCAGGTTTGAGGCGTTGACCTCTCAGCGCCTGGACGAGATCCGGAAAGACATTGAAACCACCTTGAAACAGATCATTTCCCAGACAACATAA
- a CDS encoding ATP-dependent helicase: protein MQLSSQQQQAVTHTGSPALIVAGAGSGKTRTLTAKFSHLIDQGYDPRKILAITFTNKAAQEMKSRLMTMTGLSQDRFQWVRTFHSACLMMLKQHCTRLGYVPPVQVLSVYQQDKLIKELCVANNIDKKYASRILSFLSRAKNSGNPHQFFDRKPVFFNIRTADIFDQYEERLKQMNGVDFDNILLKTRDLLKEHEDIRKEYQAWFSYILVDEYQDTNNLQEDLTSLLLGAHRNLFCVGDDWQAVYGFRGSNVNHFLRFSKKYRDAKIFRLEENFRSANEIVQVANDLIDYNPDKMDKHCFSHKKGGVVEIYDFLSDAHEAEWVARRIKAMNRQGQGIAYDRMAVVYRTKFCSLPFEKIFRAFRVPYRLMGAQGFFERMEVLDINSYLSAAFFPNDDLSFERVVNTPKRGIGPAMIKKMAAMRNTGTSLQDAARIMVKERVLTPKIHENLSRVLEILDCIRDMAPAPAMEEVIAQTGYYEYLEKKTKTKAEWISKKENIEQLIHTARTKADMLSYLEEAALIREDKEDEDTDSDGVALLTIHSAKGLEFDTVFVVGCEERLFPHWRSIDDGDAALAEERRLMYVAMTRAERFLYLTHANYRKGEFAMPSRFIGQIKECLD, encoded by the coding sequence ATGCAATTATCTTCACAGCAGCAGCAGGCCGTGACCCATACCGGGTCTCCGGCCCTGATTGTGGCCGGGGCCGGTTCCGGCAAAACCCGGACCCTGACCGCCAAGTTTTCTCATCTTATCGACCAGGGGTATGATCCCCGGAAAATCCTGGCCATCACCTTTACCAACAAGGCGGCCCAGGAGATGAAATCCCGGCTCATGACCATGACCGGTCTTTCCCAGGACCGGTTCCAGTGGGTGAGAACCTTTCATTCCGCCTGCCTGATGATGCTCAAGCAGCACTGCACGCGTCTGGGATATGTGCCGCCGGTTCAGGTGCTGTCTGTGTACCAGCAGGACAAGCTGATCAAGGAACTGTGTGTGGCAAACAACATTGACAAAAAATACGCCTCCCGGATATTGTCCTTTTTGTCCCGGGCCAAAAACTCCGGCAATCCCCATCAATTTTTTGACAGAAAACCGGTGTTTTTCAATATCCGCACTGCCGATATTTTTGACCAGTATGAGGAGCGCCTGAAACAGATGAACGGGGTGGACTTTGACAATATCCTGCTGAAAACAAGGGACCTGCTCAAAGAACACGAAGATATCCGAAAAGAGTATCAGGCCTGGTTTTCATATATTCTGGTGGATGAATACCAGGATACCAACAATCTGCAGGAAGATCTGACCTCTCTTCTGTTAGGCGCCCACCGCAATCTGTTCTGCGTGGGCGATGACTGGCAGGCGGTATATGGATTCAGAGGATCCAATGTCAACCATTTTCTGCGGTTTTCCAAAAAATACAGGGATGCGAAAATTTTCCGGCTGGAGGAAAATTTTCGGTCTGCCAATGAGATCGTTCAGGTGGCCAATGACCTGATCGACTACAATCCGGACAAGATGGACAAACACTGCTTTTCCCATAAAAAAGGCGGGGTGGTGGAAATTTACGATTTTCTGTCCGATGCCCATGAAGCCGAGTGGGTGGCCCGGCGGATCAAGGCCATGAACCGCCAGGGCCAGGGCATTGCCTATGACCGCATGGCCGTGGTGTACCGCACCAAATTCTGTTCTTTGCCTTTTGAAAAAATATTCCGGGCCTTCCGGGTTCCCTACCGGCTCATGGGGGCCCAGGGGTTTTTCGAGCGCATGGAGGTTCTGGATATCAATTCTTATCTGAGTGCCGCGTTTTTTCCCAATGACGATCTGTCTTTTGAGCGGGTGGTCAACACGCCGAAGCGGGGGATCGGGCCGGCCATGATCAAGAAAATGGCAGCCATGCGCAACACCGGCACCAGTCTCCAGGATGCCGCACGGATCATGGTCAAAGAACGGGTTCTGACCCCGAAAATCCATGAAAATCTGTCCCGGGTTCTGGAAATTCTGGACTGCATCCGGGACATGGCCCCGGCCCCGGCCATGGAAGAAGTGATCGCTCAAACCGGTTATTATGAGTACCTTGAAAAGAAAACCAAGACCAAAGCGGAGTGGATCTCCAAAAAAGAGAATATCGAACAGCTGATTCACACGGCCCGAACCAAGGCGGATATGCTGTCCTATCTGGAGGAAGCGGCCCTGATCCGTGAGGACAAGGAAGACGAAGATACGGATTCCGACGGGGTGGCCCTACTCACCATTCATTCCGCCAAAGGCCTGGAATTTGACACCGTGTTTGTGGTGGGATGTGAGGAGCGCCTGTTTCCCCACTGGCGGTCCATTGACGACGGGGATGCGGCCCTGGCTGAAGAACGGCGCCTGATGTATGTGGCTATGACCCGGGCGGAACGGTTTTTATACCTGACCCATGCCAATTACCGTAAAGGGGAATTTGCCATGCCCAGCCGGTTCATCGGTCAGATCAAAGAGTGCCTGGATTAG
- the typA gene encoding translational GTPase TypA: MKKQIQTNDKLRNIAIIAHVDHGKTTLVDAMFRQSGIFREGQQVDERLMDSMDLERERGITIAAKNCSVVWKDVKINIIDTPGHADFGGEVERALSMADSAILLVDASEGPLPQTRFVLKKTFEARLPVMVIINKIDRKDARPDEVLDMVYDLFIDLEATEDQLDFIYFYAIGRDGIVKRELDADVPHLHDLFDTIVEQMPPPSYDPEAPFQMLVSDLGYSDYLGRLAIGKVFNGAAASNESLVCLGENDHQILLKVTKLQSYKGMTLVPVDRADPGDIVVLSGIEDVRIGDTICTRQAPCALPRITVDEPTVFMQFAITNSPFAGREGKYVQSRKIRERLLKETLKNVAIEVEDSTTDESFVVKGRGELQLAILIETMRREGFELCVSRPKVIYKQGQGETLEPIEHLFVDCEEDFMGVVTEKLSIRKGKMTNLVNNGKGRVRIEFSIPSRSLIGYRDEFLTDTRGTGIMNSYLAGYEPFRGEFPVRFNGSLVSDRQGTAVPYALFNLEPRGQLFIVPGTPVYEGMVIGEHNRATDIDVNPCKEKKLTNMRASGKDENVVCTPVREMTLEKAIHFITDDEMVEVTPVSIRLRKTILNAQKRHQMAGKLKKKEKE, from the coding sequence ATGAAAAAACAAATTCAGACCAACGACAAATTGCGCAATATCGCCATCATCGCCCATGTGGACCATGGAAAGACCACCCTGGTGGATGCCATGTTCCGTCAGAGCGGCATTTTCAGGGAAGGACAGCAGGTGGATGAACGCCTCATGGACAGCATGGATCTTGAGCGGGAGCGGGGTATTACCATTGCCGCCAAGAACTGTTCCGTGGTGTGGAAAGATGTGAAAATCAATATCATCGATACCCCGGGCCATGCGGATTTCGGCGGGGAAGTGGAACGGGCCCTGTCCATGGCGGACAGTGCTATCCTTCTGGTGGATGCATCGGAAGGCCCGTTGCCCCAGACCCGGTTCGTTTTGAAAAAAACTTTCGAGGCAAGGCTGCCGGTCATGGTGATCATCAACAAGATCGACCGCAAAGATGCCCGGCCCGATGAAGTGCTGGACATGGTGTATGATCTGTTTATCGATCTGGAAGCCACCGAGGATCAGCTGGATTTCATCTATTTTTATGCCATCGGCAGAGACGGGATTGTCAAAAGAGAACTGGATGCGGATGTGCCCCATCTGCATGACCTGTTTGATACCATTGTCGAACAGATGCCTCCCCCGTCCTATGATCCGGAAGCCCCGTTTCAGATGCTGGTGTCTGATCTCGGATATTCCGACTATCTGGGACGTCTGGCCATCGGCAAGGTGTTCAACGGAGCTGCCGCGTCCAATGAATCATTGGTGTGTCTGGGAGAAAATGACCACCAGATTCTGTTGAAAGTGACCAAACTGCAATCCTATAAAGGCATGACCCTGGTGCCGGTGGACCGGGCCGATCCCGGCGATATTGTGGTGCTGTCCGGTATCGAGGATGTCAGGATCGGAGATACCATCTGTACCCGCCAGGCCCCTTGTGCCCTGCCCCGGATCACAGTGGATGAGCCCACGGTGTTCATGCAGTTTGCCATTACCAATTCGCCGTTTGCCGGCAGAGAAGGCAAATATGTCCAGTCCAGGAAAATCCGGGAACGCCTGCTCAAGGAAACCTTGAAAAATGTGGCCATTGAGGTGGAAGACAGTACCACGGACGAAAGTTTTGTGGTCAAGGGCCGGGGCGAGCTGCAGCTGGCCATTTTGATTGAAACCATGCGCCGGGAGGGGTTTGAGCTTTGTGTGAGCCGGCCAAAGGTGATTTATAAGCAGGGTCAGGGGGAAACTCTGGAACCGATTGAACATCTTTTTGTGGATTGTGAAGAGGATTTCATGGGGGTGGTGACGGAAAAACTGTCCATCCGCAAAGGCAAAATGACCAATTTGGTGAACAACGGCAAAGGAAGGGTCCGCATCGAGTTTTCCATCCCGTCCCGTTCCCTGATCGGTTACCGGGACGAATTTCTCACCGACACCCGGGGTACCGGGATCATGAATTCCTATCTGGCGGGATACGAGCCGTTCCGGGGGGAATTCCCCGTGCGTTTCAACGGGTCTCTGGTCTCAGACCGGCAGGGCACGGCCGTGCCCTATGCCCTGTTCAACCTGGAACCCCGGGGCCAGCTGTTCATTGTGCCCGGCACCCCGGTGTATGAAGGTATGGTGATCGGTGAGCACAACCGGGCCACAGATATTGATGTCAATCCCTGCAAAGAGAAAAAACTCACCAATATGCGGGCATCGGGCAAGGATGAAAACGTGGTGTGTACGCCCGTGCGGGAGATGACCCTGGAAAAAGCCATCCATTTTATCACAGATGATGAAATGGTGGAGGTGACCCCGGTGTCCATCCGGTTGCGCAAAACGATTTTAAATGCCCAGAAGCGGCACCAGATGGCCGGGAAACTCAAGAAAAAAGAGAAGGAATAG
- a CDS encoding FadR/GntR family transcriptional regulator has translation MFKRAKQSRVFQDVVDQIQEAILTKKLAPGTRLPAERDLKEMFNTSRGTLREALRVLEQKGLIEIKLGVAGGAIVKQIDTDPLMESLALLIQSGEVSLEHLSEFRIKIEGSLVELATERATPKDIEKLEQMQARARHCYDIQDWESFLKTDEAMHTYIGTMTRNPVFQFVQKSIHDNIHRYYQDFLPMNRERTLENLQDFDKIIAAMKSKNGAAASAIITDHVQRFHDKMTGKQP, from the coding sequence ATGTTTAAGCGCGCCAAACAGAGTCGGGTCTTTCAAGACGTGGTCGACCAGATACAAGAGGCCATTCTGACCAAGAAACTGGCCCCTGGCACCCGGCTGCCAGCGGAGCGGGACCTCAAGGAGATGTTCAACACCAGCCGGGGGACCCTGAGAGAAGCGCTGCGGGTCCTGGAACAGAAAGGACTGATTGAAATCAAGCTGGGGGTCGCCGGCGGCGCCATTGTCAAGCAGATCGACACGGATCCTCTCATGGAATCTCTGGCACTGCTGATCCAGTCCGGTGAAGTATCTCTGGAACATTTGTCCGAATTCCGGATCAAAATAGAAGGCAGCCTGGTGGAACTGGCCACGGAACGGGCCACCCCAAAAGACATTGAAAAACTGGAGCAAATGCAGGCCCGGGCCAGGCATTGTTATGATATCCAGGACTGGGAAAGTTTCCTGAAAACCGATGAAGCCATGCACACCTATATCGGCACCATGACCCGGAATCCCGTGTTCCAGTTTGTCCAGAAAAGTATACATGACAACATTCATCGGTATTACCAGGATTTTCTTCCCATGAACCGGGAGCGGACCCTGGAAAACCTCCAGGACTTTGACAAGATCATTGCCGCCATGAAATCAAAAAACGGGGCTGCCGCATCCGCCATCATCACAGATCATGTGCAGCGATTCCATGACAAAATGACCGGGAAACAACCCTGA
- a CDS encoding pyridoxal phosphate-dependent aminotransferase, with product METPINREIVKQEIDKMGLESVGMASIRELNRIVNNIETATGDAFIRMEMGVPGLAPPQIAVDAEIEALKQGVGSKYPPFDGIPQLKTEISAFVKNFVDIEIPAESCFPTVGSMQGCYMAMMCCSRRIKGKEKLLFIDPGFPVNKLQAKVLGLPFAHFDVYEYRGDKLGPKLESFLEQGDVAAIMYSNPNNPAWICFTEKELETIGSLATQYDCIVMEDLAYFGMDFRKNYSIPGQPPFIPSVAKFTDNYILLISSSKSFSMAGQRIGMSAIPEKLFHSTGNNLKSFFGSDRFGYAYIFGAMYALSSGVSHSNQYGLLGLLKAVNSGEFNFVDHVKEYGDRAGAMKQMFTQNGFKIVYDMDDDKPIADGFYFTISYPGFTGVELVEELLYYGISAISLSTTGSDRHEGLRACVSLTGKERFNELADRLTRFQADHPEGSDFKIIHA from the coding sequence ATGGAAACCCCGATCAATCGTGAAATTGTCAAACAGGAAATTGATAAAATGGGCCTGGAGTCTGTGGGCATGGCCTCCATCCGGGAATTGAACCGGATTGTGAACAATATTGAAACCGCCACAGGCGACGCCTTCATCCGCATGGAAATGGGGGTGCCTGGTCTGGCCCCGCCGCAGATAGCCGTGGATGCGGAAATTGAAGCCCTCAAACAGGGGGTTGGCTCCAAATACCCGCCGTTTGATGGTATCCCCCAGCTGAAAACCGAAATCTCCGCGTTTGTGAAAAACTTTGTGGACATTGAGATTCCGGCAGAGTCCTGCTTTCCCACGGTAGGCTCCATGCAGGGCTGCTACATGGCCATGATGTGCTGCAGCCGGCGGATCAAGGGGAAAGAAAAACTCTTGTTCATTGATCCGGGATTTCCAGTGAACAAGCTTCAGGCAAAAGTTCTGGGACTGCCCTTTGCCCATTTTGATGTATATGAATACCGAGGCGACAAACTGGGGCCCAAGCTGGAATCATTTCTGGAACAAGGGGATGTGGCCGCCATCATGTATTCCAACCCCAACAATCCGGCCTGGATCTGCTTTACAGAAAAAGAACTTGAAACCATCGGCTCTTTGGCCACCCAATATGACTGTATTGTCATGGAAGATCTGGCCTATTTTGGTATGGATTTCCGGAAAAACTATTCCATACCGGGCCAGCCCCCGTTCATTCCGTCCGTGGCCAAGTTCACCGACAATTACATTCTTTTGATCTCCAGTTCCAAATCTTTTTCCATGGCCGGCCAGCGCATCGGCATGTCCGCGATTCCGGAAAAACTGTTCCACTCCACCGGCAACAATCTCAAATCGTTTTTCGGCAGCGACCGGTTCGGATATGCCTATATTTTCGGGGCCATGTATGCGTTAAGCTCCGGGGTGTCCCACTCCAACCAGTACGGGCTGTTAGGGCTGCTCAAAGCAGTGAACTCCGGGGAATTCAATTTTGTGGACCATGTCAAAGAATACGGGGACCGGGCCGGGGCCATGAAACAGATGTTTACGCAAAACGGATTCAAGATTGTGTATGACATGGATGATGACAAACCCATTGCCGACGGGTTTTATTTCACCATCTCCTACCCGGGATTCACGGGCGTGGAACTGGTGGAGGAACTGCTTTATTACGGCATCAGCGCCATCTCCTTGAGCACCACGGGCAGTGACCGCCACGAAGGGTTGCGGGCCTGTGTGTCATTGACCGGAAAAGAGCGGTTCAACGAACTGGCGGACCGTCTGACCCGGTTCCAGGCAGACCACCCCGAAGGCAGTGACTTCAAAATTATCCATGCCTGA
- a CDS encoding OmpA family protein, whose protein sequence is MKKKWVIQSFLSVLALTFLFGCAAKEPVDFGTFTPAQFDLEKKESKVDNFLVIMDASSSMRHDNKFDIAKTVVERMNMTIPELGQTAGLRTFGHDPSVCTNKTRLFYGMEPYATAAMADGLGNVTKPGGTSPLDEALAAAQTDLETLPGTNNAVIIISDGKDMTDVRAQAQALKDRFGSSLCIYPVLVGDAPEGRQLLQDITEIGGCGFFTTADDLLPSGGMAGFVSQVFLKDAPAPAPAPAPVKNDSDGDGVYDEDDQCPGTPAGARVNAVGCWILEDVLFDFDKAVIKPEAYPLLDEVVEIMKKNPGMNVELQGHTDNIGTEEYNMGLSLRRANAVADYLANNGISKDRLTTKGFGFSKPVALNSTDIGRSLNRRVELHP, encoded by the coding sequence ATGAAAAAAAAATGGGTTATTCAAAGCTTTTTATCCGTGCTGGCACTGACATTTCTGTTCGGTTGTGCCGCCAAAGAGCCGGTTGATTTCGGCACATTCACTCCGGCTCAGTTCGATCTGGAGAAAAAAGAATCCAAAGTGGACAATTTTCTGGTGATCATGGATGCATCCAGCTCCATGCGGCATGACAACAAATTTGACATCGCCAAAACCGTTGTCGAACGTATGAACATGACAATCCCGGAACTGGGTCAAACCGCCGGTCTCCGGACGTTTGGTCATGACCCCTCTGTATGCACAAACAAAACAAGATTGTTTTACGGCATGGAACCCTATGCGACTGCCGCGATGGCGGATGGATTGGGGAATGTGACCAAACCGGGCGGAACCAGCCCCCTGGATGAGGCCCTGGCAGCAGCTCAAACCGATCTGGAAACTTTGCCCGGAACGAACAATGCGGTGATTATCATCAGTGATGGTAAAGACATGACCGATGTGCGGGCCCAGGCCCAGGCACTTAAAGACAGATTCGGTTCCTCCCTGTGCATCTACCCGGTGCTGGTAGGAGATGCACCCGAAGGACGTCAACTGCTTCAGGACATTACTGAAATCGGTGGATGCGGTTTTTTCACCACGGCAGACGATCTTTTGCCCAGTGGCGGCATGGCTGGATTCGTATCTCAGGTATTCCTTAAAGACGCGCCCGCTCCGGCACCCGCTCCGGCACCGGTAAAAAATGACTCTGACGGTGACGGCGTTTATGATGAAGATGACCAATGCCCCGGCACCCCGGCCGGTGCCCGGGTGAATGCGGTGGGTTGCTGGATTCTGGAAGATGTCCTGTTTGATTTCGACAAAGCTGTGATCAAACCGGAAGCCTATCCTCTGCTGGATGAAGTGGTGGAAATCATGAAAAAGAACCCCGGCATGAACGTGGAACTCCAGGGACATACCGACAACATCGGTACCGAAGAGTACAATATGGGCCTGTCTTTAAGACGCGCCAATGCCGTTGCTGACTACCTTGCAAACAACGGTATTTCAAAAGACCGGCTGACCACCAAGGGATTCGGATTCAGCAAACCGGTCGCTCTCAACAGCACCGACATCGGCCGTTCCCTCAACCGACGGGTGGAACTTCACCCATAG
- a CDS encoding undecaprenyl-diphosphate phosphatase: MEIYQAVILGILQGLTEFLPVSSSGHLVLGQLFFGITESSLAFNISVHMGTLGAVALVYFADIRGMVLSVLSGMAKTIKRQPVAFESDAHLKLAVFIMAGSVPTALIGMGLKKFEDVLFTSGLLVGAMLLVTGTILWISRGFYRTEKTGTPLDLKRSLIIGVSQGLAVIPGISRAGTTIACGMFCGLDRQTAARFSFILSIPAILGAQLISILESLDQGVQFDAVVIYGTLTAFVSGLMALKLLIKLVHAGKFHLFAPYCWVLGILVVLSTII; the protein is encoded by the coding sequence ATGGAAATATATCAGGCAGTCATACTCGGGATTTTACAGGGATTGACCGAATTTTTACCGGTGAGCAGCTCCGGTCACCTGGTGCTGGGACAGCTTTTTTTCGGCATCACGGAATCGTCTCTGGCATTCAATATCAGTGTGCATATGGGAACACTGGGGGCTGTGGCGCTGGTGTATTTTGCCGACATCAGGGGCATGGTGTTGTCCGTGCTGTCTGGTATGGCAAAGACAATCAAACGGCAGCCGGTTGCGTTTGAATCAGATGCGCATTTGAAGCTGGCCGTGTTCATTATGGCGGGATCGGTTCCCACCGCCCTTATCGGTATGGGGTTGAAAAAATTCGAGGATGTCTTGTTTACATCCGGGCTGCTGGTGGGAGCCATGCTTCTGGTGACCGGAACCATTCTGTGGATATCCCGGGGTTTTTACCGGACTGAAAAAACCGGAACCCCTCTGGATCTGAAAAGGTCTTTGATCATCGGTGTCAGCCAGGGGCTGGCCGTGATTCCCGGTATTTCGAGAGCCGGTACCACCATTGCCTGCGGTATGTTCTGCGGCCTGGACCGGCAGACTGCGGCCCGGTTTTCATTTATATTGTCCATCCCGGCTATTTTAGGGGCACAACTCATCAGTATTCTGGAATCTTTGGACCAGGGCGTACAGTTTGACGCCGTCGTGATTTATGGTACACTAACGGCATTTGTCAGCGGGTTGATGGCATTGAAACTGCTGATAAAACTGGTGCATGCGGGGAAATTTCATCTGTTCGCCCCGTATTGCTGGGTGTTGGGAATTCTGGTGGTGTTGTCAACGATTATCTGA
- a CDS encoding outer membrane lipoprotein has translation MVKSMYVMTWAAVFTAVVTMLAGGCASSRSSEVYSRDQARQVQTVMMGTVESVKYVTIEGTKTPVGTAVGGVAGGVLGSTVGGGSGRTVATVIGALAGAAAGTAAEEGITRKPGLEIVVTKDTGTTIVVVQEADVEVSPGDRVRIITAADGTTRVSR, from the coding sequence ATGGTGAAATCAATGTATGTCATGACGTGGGCTGCCGTGTTTACAGCCGTTGTTACGATGCTGGCCGGCGGGTGTGCGTCCAGCCGGTCGTCGGAAGTGTATTCCAGGGATCAGGCCCGTCAGGTCCAGACCGTGATGATGGGGACTGTGGAATCGGTCAAGTATGTCACCATCGAAGGGACCAAAACCCCGGTGGGAACCGCTGTCGGCGGGGTTGCCGGCGGGGTGCTGGGCAGTACGGTGGGAGGCGGTTCAGGCCGCACAGTGGCAACCGTGATCGGTGCTTTGGCCGGAGCTGCTGCCGGGACTGCGGCGGAAGAAGGCATCACCCGGAAGCCCGGCCTTGAAATTGTTGTGACAAAAGACACAGGCACCACCATTGTGGTGGTCCAGGAAGCGGATGTGGAAGTGTCCCCGGGAGACCGGGTCCGGATCATCACCGCGGCTGACGGCACCACCCGGGTGTCCAGATAA